The sequence TCATGCTGACGGTGTGGGAGAGCTCGTCCGTGCGCGCCGCGATGGCGGGACTCGACTACGACGAGATGTGCCGCTGCACCAACGCCGAGCTCGCCCGTGTCGCCGAGCTGATCATCGAGCCGCCCGCCGGCTGAGCGCCCCTCGCTCGTTGAGCGGGCTGTGTGCCCGGCCCTCTCTCGCTCGCTGAGCGAGCTGTACGGCCCCGGTCCTCTCTCGGTCGTTGAGCGAGCGAGCGCCAGCGAGCGAGACGAAACGCCCCGTCCCTCTCTCGGTCGTTGAGCGAGCGAGCGCCAGCGAGCGAGACGAAACGCCCCGGCTCAGCGAGCGGCTTCGAGCTCGCCGTAGCAGCGCGCCACCCGCCCGAGCCACCAGTCGCGCCGGTCGACGGATGCCGCGTGCGCGTCCAGCAGCGCGGGTTCGGGGTCCACTCGACCCACTGCCAGTGCCCCGCGGTGCGGCTGGAGCGACGGCTCGGCGACGTCGGCGGTGAACAGCGACGCCGTCCCGAGCCCGCAGTCGTAGTCGAGGTCGGGGAGCGCGGCGGCGAGGGCGACGCCCATCGCGAGCCCGACGGACGTGTCGAGCGCGCTCGAGACCACCGCGGGCAGTCCGGCCTCGGCGACGATGTCGAGCGCGCGCCGCGCGCCGCCGAGCGGCTGCGCCTTGATCACGAGCAGGTCCGCGGCTCCGGCGCGAGCCACCGCGAGCGGGTCGGCCGCCTTGCGCACGCTCTCGTCGGCGGCGATCGGGATGCCCATGTACTTCACGCGGCGCCGCAGCTCGGCGAGCTCGTCGACGCTCGCGCACGGCTGCTCGGCGTACTCGAGGTCGAACTCGGCGAGGGCATGCAGTGCGCGCTCGGCCTCGTCGACGTTCCAGGCGCCGTTCGCGTCGATGCGGATGCGCCCTTCTGGACCCATCGCCTCCCGCACGGCGCGCACGCGCTCGATGTCGTCGCCCAGCCGCTGCCCGGCCTCGGCGACCTTGACCTTCGTCGTACGGCAGCCGTCGAAGCGCGCGAGCACCGCCGACACCTCGGTCGCGGCCACCGCCGGCACCGTGGCGTTGACGCCGATGGACTCACGGCGGGCGGCGGGCTGCGGCATCCACCCCCAGTCGACGGCCGCGGCGAGCCACACCGAGGCTTCCGCGTCGTCGTATTCGAGGAAGGGCGAGAACTCGGTCCAGCCCTCGGGTCCTTCGAACAGCACCGCCTCGCGCACGCCGACGCCGCGGAACCGCGTCGCGAGCGGCAGCGCGACCACGCGCGCGGTCTCGAGGATGTC comes from Microbacterium cremeum and encodes:
- a CDS encoding o-succinylbenzoate synthase gives rise to the protein MSNDARLPPLGDILETARVVALPLATRFRGVGVREAVLFEGPEGWTEFSPFLEYDDAEASVWLAAAVDWGWMPQPAARRESIGVNATVPAVAATEVSAVLARFDGCRTTKVKVAEAGQRLGDDIERVRAVREAMGPEGRIRIDANGAWNVDEAERALHALAEFDLEYAEQPCASVDELAELRRRVKYMGIPIAADESVRKAADPLAVARAGAADLLVIKAQPLGGARRALDIVAEAGLPAVVSSALDTSVGLAMGVALAAALPDLDYDCGLGTASLFTADVAEPSLQPHRGALAVGRVDPEPALLDAHAASVDRRDWWLGRVARCYGELEAAR